One genomic region from Pan troglodytes isolate AG18354 chromosome 14, NHGRI_mPanTro3-v2.0_pri, whole genome shotgun sequence encodes:
- the LOC112207839 gene encoding uncharacterized protein LOC112207839 gives MHLQPAWAPELQPPSACRQQPPGNSRARPHSPHLRRRTKCPCGCGQARRSVLQQLHRGRDRPSAPSPVAAEGPWIEIWSSDRGGAGPGQSLAGSQARGTRDPEDAQGMLHHLDAQLQAPGDSQAGWCAQPRRTGARCHRGCNQARRSARGRLPRGRNRPSAPSPVAAHGPWGGPDLSLEEERGRSHGQAGPQAGRNARLRFPDVPPQPRRTHKPAAPVSLCDSLRNHQTVFHSKCIIFYS, from the coding sequence ATGCACCTCCAGCCTGCCTGGGCACCCGAGCTGCAGCCGCCTTCTGCGTGCAGGCAGCAGCCTCCAGGCAACTCCCGAGCCCGCCCACACTCCCCACATCTCCGAAGGAGGACCAAATGTCCCTGTGGCTGTGGCCAAGCCAGGCGGTCTGTCCTGCAGCAGCTGCACAGGGGCCGGGACCGGCCCTCAGCCCCATCCCCGGTGGCTGCAGAGGGCCCTTGGATAGAGATCTGGAGCTCTGACAGAGGAGGAGCCGGGCCGGGGCAGAGTCTGGCGGGCTCTCAGGCCAGGGGCACCCGCGATCCAGAGGACGCCCAGGGCATGCTCCACCACCTGGATGCCCAGCTACAGGCGCCGGGTGACTCTCAAGCTGGCTGGTGCGCCCAGCCTCGCAGAACCGGGGCTAGATGTCACCGTGGCTGCAACCAAGCCAGGCGGTCTGCCCGGGGGCGGCTGCCCCGGGGCAGGAACCGACCCTCAGCCCCATCCCCGGTGGCTGCACACGGCCCCTGGGGCGGCCCCGATCtctctttggaggaggagaggggcaggAGTCACGGCCAGGCGGGCCCTCAGGCGGGAAGGAATGCGCGCCTGCGATTCCCGGACGTCCCGCCCCAGCCCAGGAGAACCCACAAGCCAGCGGCGCCTgtttctctgtgtgattctttgaggaaccaccaaactgttttccacagcaagTGCATCATTTTCTATTCCTAG